Proteins from a single region of Pseudomonas sp. BSw22131:
- a CDS encoding LysR family transcriptional regulator has translation MELKHLRAFAVLAEELHFGRSAERLHIVQPALSAQIRALEKSLGAALFERDRHKVVLTEEGRLLLPEAHATLAQAARARDVVARSGAGEVGRLKIAFVSSVLAELLPRLLRTLNERLPGIELELKDMPSPEQLDALRADKLDFGLVRLPFQPAGLNARLLFEEPLMVAMPLDDPLSGKAIIEPADLINREVCVLARKFCPGLYDHMLVAFHVRDVTLRISRELGEFTTMLALVASGMGLGIVPEWAASALPPAVVTRPLAIDMAGTGIAVAWNSTDNPRKQAFLRVLTELYP, from the coding sequence GTGGAGCTGAAACATTTACGGGCGTTTGCCGTACTGGCCGAGGAATTGCACTTCGGCCGATCTGCGGAGCGTTTGCACATCGTGCAGCCAGCGTTAAGCGCGCAGATCCGGGCACTGGAAAAAAGCCTCGGCGCAGCGCTTTTCGAGCGAGACCGGCACAAGGTGGTGCTCACTGAAGAAGGCCGTCTCCTGCTCCCCGAGGCCCACGCCACGCTGGCTCAGGCGGCACGCGCCCGAGACGTGGTGGCGCGGTCGGGTGCCGGAGAGGTCGGTCGGTTGAAGATCGCATTCGTGTCCTCGGTGCTCGCAGAACTGCTGCCGCGATTGCTGCGCACCCTCAACGAACGGTTGCCGGGCATCGAGCTGGAGCTCAAGGACATGCCGTCCCCCGAGCAACTCGACGCCCTGCGTGCCGATAAGCTGGATTTCGGGCTGGTGCGCTTGCCGTTTCAGCCGGCCGGGCTCAATGCGCGTCTGCTGTTCGAGGAGCCGCTGATGGTGGCGATGCCGCTGGACGATCCGCTGAGCGGCAAAGCAATCATAGAGCCGGCAGACCTGATCAATCGTGAGGTCTGCGTGTTGGCCCGCAAGTTCTGTCCCGGGCTTTACGATCACATGCTGGTGGCGTTCCACGTGCGCGACGTTACGTTGCGCATCAGTCGCGAGCTGGGTGAGTTCACGACCATGCTGGCGCTGGTTGCATCAGGGATGGGGTTGGGCATCGTCCCGGAATGGGCGGCGTCCGCCTTGCCCCCAGCAGTGGTGACCCGTCCTCTGGCGATCGACATGGCCGGGACTGGCATCGCAGTGGCATGGAACTCGACAGACAATCCGCGCAAACAGGCATTTTTGCGGGTGCTGACAGAGCTGTATCCCTGA
- a CDS encoding SMP-30/gluconolactonase/LRE family protein, producing the protein MTWLPVVDQRYTLAEGPFWDDAQQALYWVDIAGFRALRLHQGELRHWQFNEPVSAFIPTVNDDALVTLASGIYRLDLSSPPHSPRVTLFCVADPVSGNRANEARCDAQGRLWLGSMQNNLDSEGGDLPIERRSGGLFKVDATAGVTHLLSGQGIVNTLLWPASADSLLTADSLDGVIYRYALEPDGALGERTVWAASHERGDPDGSAMDTDGYIWNARWGGNCLIRFAPDGSVDRVIDLPVSHPTSCVFGGPDMTTLFVTSARPSTGALALDGAVLSMETGITGLASHRFAG; encoded by the coding sequence ATGACGTGGCTGCCTGTCGTAGACCAGCGTTACACACTGGCGGAGGGACCGTTCTGGGATGACGCCCAACAGGCGTTGTATTGGGTAGATATCGCCGGTTTCCGTGCGTTGCGCCTCCATCAAGGCGAGCTTCGCCACTGGCAATTCAATGAGCCCGTGTCCGCATTCATCCCCACCGTAAACGACGATGCACTGGTCACCCTGGCCAGCGGCATTTACCGCCTGGACCTGTCTTCTCCCCCACATAGCCCCCGCGTCACGCTGTTTTGCGTGGCCGATCCAGTGTCAGGCAATCGCGCCAACGAGGCCCGTTGCGACGCGCAGGGCAGGCTTTGGTTGGGGAGCATGCAAAACAACCTGGACAGCGAAGGCGGGGACTTACCGATCGAGCGGCGTTCGGGCGGACTGTTCAAAGTCGACGCCACGGCTGGGGTCACCCACTTACTGAGTGGTCAAGGCATCGTCAACACCCTGCTGTGGCCGGCAAGCGCGGACTCATTGTTGACCGCCGACAGCCTCGACGGCGTGATCTACCGCTACGCGCTTGAGCCCGACGGTGCGCTCGGCGAGCGTACCGTATGGGCCGCAAGTCACGAGCGTGGCGACCCGGATGGCTCGGCGATGGACACCGACGGCTATATCTGGAACGCCCGCTGGGGTGGCAACTGCCTGATACGTTTCGCACCCGATGGCAGCGTTGATCGTGTGATCGATTTGCCGGTCAGTCATCCCACCAGTTGTGTATTTGGCGGCCCGGACATGACCACGCTGTTTGTCACCAGCGCCCGGCCGTCCACTGGTGCGCTGGCGCTGGACGGTGCAGTGCTGTCGATGGAAACGGGCATCACCGGTCTGGCGTCTCATCGCTTCGCGGGTTGA
- a CDS encoding DUF6555 family protein encodes MGQYKHYRIDYLLHGKYKSFYISASDMDNAEAWHWASVDAGFGQIPKYRSDRVPKVSKPKAEQLGLTDVEWAAS; translated from the coding sequence GTGGGACAATACAAGCATTACCGGATCGATTATTTGCTACACGGTAAGTACAAAAGCTTCTATATCAGCGCGTCCGACATGGACAATGCTGAAGCGTGGCACTGGGCGTCTGTTGATGCGGGATTTGGCCAGATCCCCAAATACCGATCAGACCGTGTTCCCAAGGTCAGCAAGCCCAAAGCCGAGCAGTTGGGCCTTACCGACGTCGAATGGGCGGCGTCCTGA
- a CDS encoding sulfite exporter TauE/SafE family protein: protein MDFGNAGFVVAGLVVGFIVGMTGVGGGSLMTPILLWFGINPATAVGTDLLYAAITKSGGVLVHKKNDNIDWKITGWMTLGSVPAAALTLLFLSTLHTAPDAMNSIIKQALGVVLLLTALAIFFKKRLLAFAQKHAGDHYRLSDRTLNLLTVVTGVILGVMVALTSIGAGALGTVALFLLYPFLDTRRLVGTEIAHAVPLTLVAGLGHASMGNMDWSMLGFLLMGSLPGIYIGSHLTGRIPDNILRPCLALMLVVIGYKLAF, encoded by the coding sequence ATGGATTTTGGCAACGCGGGTTTTGTCGTCGCAGGGTTGGTAGTGGGCTTTATCGTAGGCATGACCGGGGTCGGTGGCGGGTCGTTGATGACACCGATCCTGCTCTGGTTTGGCATCAATCCGGCCACCGCGGTGGGCACTGATTTGCTGTATGCGGCCATTACTAAAAGTGGCGGGGTACTGGTCCACAAGAAAAACGACAACATCGACTGGAAGATTACCGGCTGGATGACGTTGGGCAGTGTGCCCGCAGCGGCGCTCACGCTGTTGTTCCTGAGTACCTTGCACACCGCGCCCGATGCCATGAACTCTATTATCAAGCAGGCGTTGGGGGTTGTGCTGTTGCTGACAGCGCTGGCGATCTTCTTCAAGAAGCGCTTGCTGGCCTTCGCCCAGAAACATGCGGGCGATCATTATCGATTGAGCGATCGCACGCTCAATCTGTTGACGGTCGTTACCGGTGTGATCCTCGGGGTTATGGTGGCGCTGACGTCAATCGGCGCGGGAGCCCTGGGCACGGTGGCATTGTTTCTGCTGTATCCGTTTCTCGATACACGGCGTCTGGTCGGCACCGAGATCGCTCACGCAGTGCCGCTGACACTGGTCGCAGGCCTTGGGCACGCGAGCATGGGCAACATGGACTGGTCGATGCTGGGCTTCCTGTTGATGGGCTCGCTGCCGGGTATTTACATCGGCAGCCACCTGACCGGTCGGATTCCGGACAACATCCTGCGCCCCTGTCTGGCGCTTATGCTGGTGGTGATCGGGTATAAGCTGGCGTTTTGA
- the araG gene encoding L-arabinose ABC transporter ATP-binding protein AraG encodes MQHTVQQPAVQASFPGGSLRFNGIGKTFPGVKALSDITFEAHPGSVHALMGENGAGKSTLLKILGGSYQPNSGDLQVGDNHYLFKSTAESIGAGIAVIHQELQLVPEMTVAENLLLGHMPNRWGMVNRRAMVRRGRELLKGLADEIDPNTRLGDLSLGQRQLVEIAKAMSRNAHVIAFDEPTSSLSAREIDRLMAIIVKLRDEGRVILYVSHRMEEIFRVCDAVTVFKDGRFVRTFEDMADLDHDRLVTCMVGRDIQDIYNYRPRQHQGPSLRVTGLLGPGLQEPVSFAVEKGEVLGFFGLVGAGRTEMFRLLSGLTRTQAGTLQLDGKPLNLRSPRDAISAGILLCPEDRKKEGIVPLSSVAENINIGARPRHVTLGCLIQGRWEKENAQSQIRSMNVKTPSPDQQMLFLSGGNQQKAILGRWLSMPMKVLLLDEPTRGIDIGAKSEIYQIIHNLAADGIAVIVVSSDLMEVMGISDRILVMSEGAITGELSRDEANESRLLQLALPRTRG; translated from the coding sequence ATGCAACACACCGTTCAACAACCGGCAGTCCAAGCATCCTTTCCGGGCGGCAGCCTGCGCTTCAACGGGATCGGCAAAACCTTCCCAGGCGTCAAGGCGCTATCGGACATCACCTTCGAGGCGCATCCCGGCAGCGTTCACGCGTTGATGGGGGAAAACGGCGCGGGCAAATCCACGCTGCTGAAAATCCTCGGTGGGTCGTACCAGCCCAACAGCGGCGACCTGCAAGTGGGCGACAACCACTACCTTTTCAAGTCGACAGCCGAAAGCATCGGTGCCGGCATTGCGGTGATTCACCAGGAGCTGCAACTGGTTCCGGAAATGACCGTGGCGGAGAACCTGCTGTTGGGCCATATGCCCAATCGCTGGGGCATGGTCAATCGGCGGGCAATGGTCCGTCGCGGCCGCGAACTGCTCAAAGGGCTCGCCGACGAAATCGACCCGAACACACGTCTTGGCGACCTGTCCCTGGGTCAGCGGCAACTGGTGGAAATCGCCAAAGCCATGTCGCGCAACGCGCACGTCATTGCCTTCGATGAGCCGACCAGCAGCTTGTCGGCGCGGGAGATCGACCGCCTGATGGCGATCATCGTCAAGCTGCGCGACGAAGGCCGGGTGATTCTCTACGTCTCGCACCGCATGGAAGAAATCTTCCGGGTGTGCGATGCCGTGACCGTTTTCAAGGACGGGCGCTTTGTCCGCACGTTCGAAGACATGGCCGATCTGGACCACGATCGATTAGTGACTTGCATGGTCGGCCGCGACATTCAGGACATCTACAACTACCGACCGCGCCAGCACCAAGGCCCGAGCCTGCGCGTGACGGGGCTGTTAGGGCCGGGGCTGCAGGAACCCGTCAGTTTTGCGGTGGAGAAGGGCGAAGTGCTGGGCTTTTTTGGGCTGGTCGGGGCGGGGCGCACAGAGATGTTCCGGTTGCTCTCGGGTTTGACCCGCACCCAGGCAGGCACGCTGCAACTGGATGGTAAACCGCTGAACCTAAGGTCCCCGCGCGACGCGATTTCTGCCGGGATTCTGCTGTGCCCCGAGGATCGCAAGAAGGAAGGCATCGTGCCGCTGTCGAGCGTGGCCGAAAACATCAACATTGGCGCGCGTCCTCGGCACGTGACCCTTGGCTGCCTGATTCAAGGCCGCTGGGAAAAGGAAAACGCGCAGTCGCAGATTCGCTCGATGAACGTGAAAACCCCTTCGCCCGATCAGCAGATGCTGTTCCTGTCCGGCGGTAATCAGCAGAAAGCCATTCTGGGCCGCTGGCTGTCGATGCCGATGAAGGTGCTGCTGCTCGACGAACCGACGCGGGGTATCGACATCGGCGCCAAGTCCGAGATTTACCAGATCATCCATAACCTGGCCGCCGACGGCATTGCCGTGATCGTGGTGTCCAGCGACTTGATGGAAGTGATGGGTATTTCAGACCGGATTCTGGTCATGAGTGAGGGCGCAATTACTGGCGAGTTGTCTCGCGACGAGGCCAACGAGTCTCGCTTGCTGCAATTGGCACTGCCGCGAACCCGCGGTTGA
- the ppnN gene encoding nucleotide 5'-monophosphate nucleosidase PpnN: MASRHVINASVSPKGSLETLSQREVHQLSEAGSGSIYNLFRQCALAILNTGAHVDNAKTILEAYKDFEVRIHQQDRGVRLELLNAPADAFVDGEMIASTREMLFSALRDIVYTESELDSQRIDLSTSQGITDYVFHLLRNARTLRAGVEPKMVVCWGGHSINTEEYKYTKKVGHELGLRKLDICTGCGPGVMKGPMKGATIAHAKQRINGGRYLGLTEPGIIAAEAPNPIVNELVILPDIEKRLEAFVRVGHGIIIFPGGAGTAEEFLYLLGILMHPDNQGLPFPVILTGPKSTAPYLEQLHAFVGATLGEEAQRHYEIIIDDPAQVARQMTEGLKAVRQFRRERNDAFHFNWMLKIEEGFQRPFDPTHENMAALQLSRDLPPHQLAANLRRAFSGIVAGNVKDKGIRLIEEHGPYEIHGDAAVMQPLDKLLQAFVEQHRMKLPGGAAYEPCYRVVS; encoded by the coding sequence ATGGCTTCAAGACACGTCATCAATGCCTCGGTCAGCCCCAAGGGTAGCCTCGAAACACTTTCCCAACGTGAAGTCCATCAGTTGAGCGAAGCGGGTTCGGGCAGCATTTACAACCTGTTCCGCCAATGCGCGCTGGCGATCCTCAACACCGGCGCTCACGTCGACAACGCTAAAACCATCCTTGAGGCGTACAAGGATTTCGAAGTCCGTATTCATCAGCAAGACCGTGGCGTGCGCCTTGAACTGCTCAATGCGCCCGCCGATGCCTTTGTCGACGGCGAAATGATCGCCAGCACTCGCGAGATGCTGTTCAGCGCACTGCGCGACATCGTCTATACCGAAAGCGAGCTGGACAGCCAGCGTATTGACCTGAGCACCTCGCAGGGAATCACCGACTACGTGTTTCACCTGCTGCGCAACGCCCGCACCCTGCGCGCAGGCGTCGAGCCGAAAATGGTGGTCTGCTGGGGCGGTCACTCGATCAACACCGAAGAATACAAATACACCAAGAAGGTCGGCCACGAGCTGGGCCTGCGTAAACTGGATATCTGCACCGGTTGCGGCCCCGGCGTCATGAAAGGCCCGATGAAGGGCGCGACCATTGCTCACGCCAAACAGCGCATCAACGGGGGCCGCTACCTGGGCCTGACCGAGCCCGGCATCATTGCCGCCGAAGCGCCCAACCCCATCGTCAACGAGCTGGTGATCCTGCCGGACATCGAGAAGCGTCTGGAAGCCTTCGTGCGTGTGGGCCACGGGATCATCATCTTCCCGGGTGGCGCGGGCACGGCCGAAGAGTTCTTGTACCTGCTGGGCATTCTGATGCACCCGGACAACCAGGGGCTGCCGTTCCCGGTGATTCTCACCGGCCCCAAAAGCACCGCACCGTACCTGGAGCAATTGCACGCCTTTGTCGGTGCAACACTGGGCGAAGAGGCGCAGCGGCATTACGAAATCATCATCGACGACCCGGCCCAGGTCGCACGCCAGATGACTGAAGGCCTGAAGGCCGTTCGACAGTTCCGCCGTGAGCGCAACGACGCGTTCCACTTCAACTGGATGCTGAAGATCGAAGAAGGCTTCCAGCGTCCGTTCGATCCGACCCACGAAAACATGGCGGCCTTGCAACTGAGCCGCGACCTGCCCCCGCACCAACTGGCGGCTAACCTGCGTCGCGCGTTCTCCGGGATCGTGGCGGGGAACGTCAAGGACAAGGGCATCCGTTTGATCGAAGAGCACGGCCCATACGAAATCCATGGCGATGCCGCCGTGATGCAGCCGCTGGACAAGCTGCTGCAGGCGTTCGTCGAACAGCACCGCATGAAGCTGCCCGGCGGCGCTGCCTACGAGCCTTGTTACCGCGTTGTTTCCTAA
- a CDS encoding FadR/GntR family transcriptional regulator, with protein sequence MSSSFHASTVDRLGAWIVQGSVLPGQSLKVESALGEEFGVSRTVIREAIKTLVAKGMLEVGPKVGTRVLPVRSWNLFDPQVVGWLAEKGLSESFVKDLLDLRRAIEPMAVRWACERASPQQIAEVQAAYQVLEASVTDKGDYNNADQRFHEAVLAASHNQFIEQMLPALGALLAISFEVSSGVPGELGRTLPLHKDLADAIATRDTARGVWACMSLIENADEVIARSFAQQSPRT encoded by the coding sequence ATGAGCAGCAGTTTTCATGCGTCAACAGTGGACCGGTTAGGGGCCTGGATCGTTCAGGGTAGCGTGTTGCCGGGTCAGTCGCTGAAAGTAGAATCGGCGCTGGGCGAAGAGTTTGGCGTTAGCCGTACGGTCATCCGGGAGGCCATCAAGACGCTGGTCGCCAAAGGGATGCTGGAAGTTGGACCCAAAGTCGGAACGCGGGTATTGCCGGTTCGCAGCTGGAACCTGTTTGACCCCCAGGTGGTGGGCTGGCTGGCAGAGAAAGGTTTGTCGGAAAGCTTCGTCAAGGACTTGCTGGACTTGCGTCGGGCCATCGAGCCGATGGCGGTACGCTGGGCTTGTGAGCGTGCCAGCCCTCAGCAGATTGCTGAGGTGCAGGCGGCGTATCAGGTGCTTGAGGCCAGCGTGACGGACAAAGGTGACTACAACAACGCCGACCAGCGTTTTCACGAAGCGGTCCTTGCGGCGAGTCACAACCAGTTTATCGAGCAGATGTTGCCCGCCTTGGGCGCGCTGCTCGCGATTTCGTTTGAAGTGTCGTCCGGTGTGCCGGGCGAACTGGGCCGCACCTTGCCATTGCACAAGGATCTGGCAGATGCCATTGCAACACGTGATACAGCCCGCGGCGTCTGGGCGTGTATGAGTTTGATCGAAAATGCGGATGAGGTGATTGCCCGCTCATTCGCACAGCAATCTCCGCGCACCTGA
- a CDS encoding GNAT family N-acetyltransferase: MDVIADPALIQLTTKRLVLRPPVPADALAIQQYHIVNRHHLQPWQPLRSVSFFGLKAVEQRIEYVEQERLAGRALHLLVLTRPVDGHEGELVGECNFSNIVLGVFQACHLGYSLAAHAEGKGLMREALTAGIAYVFEALGLHRVMASHVPENLRSERVLAAMGFEREGLARAYLHINGEWADHVLNSLINPVHR, encoded by the coding sequence ATGGACGTTATCGCTGACCCCGCGTTGATCCAGCTCACCACAAAGCGCCTTGTCCTGCGTCCCCCTGTACCTGCCGATGCGTTGGCGATTCAGCAGTACCACATCGTCAATCGTCACCATCTTCAACCTTGGCAGCCGTTGCGGTCTGTCAGTTTCTTCGGGCTCAAGGCTGTCGAGCAAAGGATCGAATACGTTGAGCAGGAAAGGCTCGCCGGACGCGCGTTGCACTTGCTGGTGCTGACCCGGCCAGTCGATGGCCACGAAGGTGAGCTGGTTGGCGAGTGCAATTTCAGCAATATCGTGCTGGGCGTCTTCCAGGCTTGCCATCTGGGTTATTCACTGGCTGCGCATGCCGAAGGCAAAGGGTTGATGCGCGAAGCGCTGACCGCAGGGATCGCCTATGTGTTTGAGGCGCTGGGACTGCATCGGGTCATGGCCAGTCACGTGCCGGAAAACCTGCGCAGTGAGCGAGTTCTCGCCGCCATGGGTTTCGAGCGTGAAGGGCTGGCCCGTGCGTATCTGCACATCAACGGTGAGTGGGCTGACCACGTGCTTAACTCATTGATCAACCCCGTTCACCGCTGA
- a CDS encoding sterol desaturase family protein produces MMFNFAIFLCTLVAMEGAGYLGHKYVMHGCGWWLHRSHHEEHLGVLESNDVYLMVLAAVAIGLIVLGNSGHEPLQWVGAGVAAFGLIYVVVHDGIVHRHWPVRPKPRHRYLRRLYHAHLMHHAVKGRQNSVSFGFLYAPSTATLKRQLRELRHRPLQPEHLDEPGLQLDADSGSRA; encoded by the coding sequence ATGATGTTCAATTTCGCCATTTTTCTCTGCACCCTGGTCGCCATGGAGGGTGCTGGCTACCTCGGCCACAAGTATGTAATGCACGGCTGCGGCTGGTGGCTGCATCGGTCGCATCACGAAGAGCATCTCGGCGTCCTCGAAAGCAACGATGTTTATCTGATGGTGCTGGCGGCGGTGGCCATCGGGCTGATCGTGCTGGGTAACAGCGGGCATGAGCCGTTGCAGTGGGTGGGCGCCGGCGTGGCGGCATTCGGGCTGATCTACGTGGTGGTGCATGACGGCATCGTTCACCGGCACTGGCCGGTTCGGCCCAAACCGCGTCATCGCTATCTGCGCCGCCTATACCACGCCCATTTGATGCATCACGCGGTAAAAGGACGGCAAAACAGCGTATCGTTTGGCTTCCTTTATGCACCGTCGACCGCAACGCTCAAGCGACAGCTGCGTGAGTTACGCCATCGCCCGCTGCAGCCAGAGCATCTGGACGAGCCGGGCTTGCAGCTGGACGCCGACAGTGGCAGCCGTGCCTGA
- the sodC gene encoding superoxide dismutase [Cu-Zn] SodC, whose protein sequence is MKRYLWLGLLGTLSFGAHAASIEVPINLVSADGAPKAIGEITVSETAYGLEFTPKLNSLPAGVHGFHVHENGSCEAGTKDGVKVAALAAGGHFDPGKTGKHLGPYADGHLGDLPAIYVTADGMATNPVLAPRLKKISEIKGHALMVHAGGDNHSDMPKPLGGGGDRMACGVI, encoded by the coding sequence ATGAAACGCTATCTCTGGCTCGGACTGCTCGGCACGTTATCCTTCGGCGCACATGCGGCGTCCATCGAAGTCCCCATCAATCTGGTCAGTGCCGACGGCGCACCCAAGGCCATCGGCGAAATTACTGTCAGCGAGACCGCTTACGGTCTTGAGTTCACCCCCAAACTGAACTCACTGCCAGCGGGCGTGCATGGTTTTCACGTCCATGAAAACGGTAGCTGCGAGGCCGGCACCAAAGACGGCGTGAAAGTTGCTGCACTCGCTGCAGGCGGTCACTTCGATCCGGGCAAAACCGGCAAGCACCTGGGGCCCTACGCCGACGGCCATCTGGGGGATCTCCCGGCCATTTACGTGACTGCGGACGGCATGGCGACCAACCCGGTACTTGCCCCTCGCTTGAAGAAGATTTCAGAAATCAAAGGCCATGCCTTGATGGTTCACGCCGGGGGTGACAACCACTCCGACATGCCAAAACCACTGGGCGGTGGCGGTGACCGGATGGCCTGCGGCGTAATCTGA
- a CDS encoding substrate-binding domain-containing protein encodes MLSRHGIRSLCCAAVATAILGMSGSGYAADKVKIGFLVKQAEEPWFQTEWAFAEKAGKDHGFEVIKIAVPDGEKTLSAIDSLAANGAKGFVICPPDVSLGPSIVAKAKANGMKVMAVDDRFVDAKGNFMEDVPYLGMAAFEVGQKQGAAMATEAKNRNWDFKETYAIINTYNELDTGKKRTDGSVDALKKAGLPEDHILFTPQKTLDVPGSMDSTNAALPKLPSGAKNLIVGGMNDNTVLGGVRATAGAGFSPKNVIGIGINGTDAIDELKKKESGFFGSMLPSPDKEGYNTALQMYEWVTTGKEPAKYTAMDDVTLITRANFQEVLTKIGLWK; translated from the coding sequence ATGTTGAGTCGCCACGGGATTCGTTCCCTGTGCTGTGCCGCTGTCGCCACTGCCATCCTGGGCATGAGTGGCAGTGGTTATGCTGCCGATAAGGTCAAAATCGGCTTTCTGGTCAAGCAGGCTGAAGAGCCATGGTTCCAGACTGAATGGGCATTTGCGGAAAAAGCCGGAAAAGACCACGGCTTTGAAGTGATCAAGATTGCCGTGCCCGACGGCGAAAAAACCCTCTCTGCCATCGACAGCCTCGCCGCCAACGGCGCCAAGGGCTTCGTCATTTGCCCGCCTGATGTTTCACTGGGCCCTTCGATCGTCGCCAAAGCCAAAGCAAATGGCATGAAAGTCATGGCCGTCGATGACCGTTTCGTCGACGCCAAGGGCAACTTCATGGAAGACGTGCCGTACCTGGGCATGGCTGCATTTGAGGTCGGTCAGAAGCAGGGCGCCGCCATGGCCACAGAAGCGAAGAATCGCAACTGGGACTTTAAAGAAACTTACGCCATCATCAATACTTACAACGAGCTGGACACTGGCAAGAAGCGCACCGACGGTTCGGTGGATGCGCTGAAGAAAGCCGGCCTGCCCGAAGACCATATCCTCTTCACCCCTCAGAAAACCCTCGATGTACCCGGCAGCATGGACTCCACCAACGCCGCGTTGCCTAAACTGCCAAGCGGTGCGAAGAACCTGATCGTGGGCGGCATGAACGACAACACTGTCCTGGGTGGTGTGCGCGCCACGGCCGGTGCGGGTTTCAGCCCTAAAAACGTGATCGGGATCGGCATCAACGGCACCGACGCCATCGATGAGTTGAAGAAGAAAGAAAGTGGCTTCTTCGGTTCGATGCTGCCGAGCCCGGACAAAGAGGGCTACAACACCGCCCTGCAGATGTACGAGTGGGTGACCACTGGCAAAGAGCCTGCGAAATACACCGCAATGGATGACGTGACGCTGATCACGCGTGCCAACTTCCAGGAAGTGCTGACCAAAATCGGTCTCTGGAAGTAA
- a CDS encoding aldose epimerase family protein — protein MRNKLIPGIGLSLMIAALHANAAGLTSEHAAFGKLPDGTAIEKYTLRNSDGMQATIITYGGTLQSLLVPDKHGKTEDVVLGFDDIEGYLKGTSYFGATIGRFGNRLADGKFSLDGKTYQVPQNDKTNSLHGGPQGFDKRVWKAESVKDKNSVGVKLSYVSVDGEMGFPGTLKTEVTYSLNEKNELRVQYHATTDKPTVLNLTNHSYFNLAGAGNGDILDQVATVHAARYTPVNGKLIPTGELAPVAGTPMDFLKPVAFGKRIREDNAQLKFAEPNEGGYDFNWVLDNKGDVKKLAAEVSDPKSGRRLQLFTTEPGVQLYTGNFLDGTVKGKAGKIYPHWGAFTLETQHFPDAPNQPDFPSTRLDPGKAYTQTVVFKFLNK, from the coding sequence ATGCGCAACAAACTTATCCCCGGAATCGGACTGTCACTGATGATCGCAGCCCTGCACGCAAACGCCGCCGGCCTCACCAGCGAACACGCAGCGTTCGGCAAATTGCCGGACGGCACTGCCATCGAAAAATACACGCTGCGCAATAGCGACGGCATGCAAGCCACCATCATCACCTATGGCGGCACATTGCAGTCGCTGCTGGTGCCAGACAAGCACGGCAAAACAGAAGACGTGGTGCTGGGCTTCGACGACATCGAAGGTTACCTGAAAGGCACCTCGTACTTTGGCGCCACCATCGGCCGCTTCGGCAACCGCCTGGCAGACGGCAAATTCTCGCTGGACGGCAAAACCTACCAGGTGCCACAGAACGACAAGACCAACTCCCTGCACGGTGGGCCGCAAGGCTTTGACAAGCGCGTCTGGAAAGCCGAAAGCGTCAAAGACAAGAACTCGGTCGGGGTCAAGCTCAGCTACGTGTCGGTAGATGGCGAGATGGGCTTCCCCGGTACGCTGAAAACCGAGGTCACCTACAGCCTCAACGAGAAGAACGAGCTGCGCGTCCAATATCACGCCACCACTGATAAACCCACGGTGCTGAACCTCACCAACCACAGCTACTTCAACCTGGCTGGCGCAGGTAACGGCGACATCCTCGACCAGGTGGCCACGGTGCACGCAGCGCGTTACACGCCAGTCAACGGCAAGTTGATCCCGACCGGCGAATTGGCGCCAGTCGCTGGCACGCCAATGGATTTCCTCAAGCCGGTGGCGTTCGGCAAGCGTATTCGTGAAGACAATGCGCAGTTGAAGTTCGCCGAGCCGAACGAAGGCGGGTACGACTTCAACTGGGTGCTGGACAACAAAGGCGACGTGAAGAAGCTGGCCGCTGAAGTTAGCGATCCGAAATCTGGTCGTCGACTGCAGCTGTTCACCACGGAGCCGGGCGTACAGCTCTACACCGGCAATTTTCTGGACGGCACGGTGAAAGGCAAAGCCGGCAAGATCTATCCGCACTGGGGCGCGTTCACCCTCGAAACACAGCACTTTCCTGATGCACCGAACCAACCTGACTTCCCGTCTACTCGCCTGGACCCAGGAAAAGCCTACACGCAGACTGTGGTGTTCAAGTTCCTCAACAAGTAA